DNA from Gemmatimonas sp.:
CCTCCGGGGGGCCCCAATTGGGGCGCCCCCTGCCCCGGGGGGGGGGGGGCTAGGCCCCCCGCGGCACTCGTGGCGGTGCTCCTCGTCGTCGGCACCGTGCTGACGTGGTTTACGCTGCGCGATCGCTCACCCTCGACGGTGCTCGGCGGACCCACGTCGGGCGACTCGGTGCCGCTCGCCGCCACACCGCCCGCCGACACCGGACCGCTCGCCGATAGCGCGCTTGCGGCGCGCGTCGTGGCCCTCGGGGATTTGACGACGCCGCGCACCACGCGCCCGTCGGCGCGCGACAGCCAGCGCACCGCTGCCGCCGCACGCGCCGCCCGGACGCTCGCCGCGCGCACCGCGCGGCTGGAGATCGTCGGGGCCGACTCCGCGCGACTCTATGTCGACAACCGGCTCGTGGGCATCGGACGCTACAGCGGCGACTTCCCGGTCGCCACCAAGCTCGCGGTGCGGGCCGTCATTGCCAACGCGTCGACGTCCTGCATCACCGCCGAGCGCGACACGGTCGTCACGCTCAAGGGCGGCGACCGCGCGAGCGTAAGCCTGCCGGTGCGAGGCTGCGCGGTAGTGAGCTACGACGTGACACCGCGCGATGCTCGCGTCTCCTTCACGCCGCTCGACGGCGGGCCGACGGTCGAACTGCGCGCCGATAGCGCGCGTGCCCTCTCATTGCCCGAAGGACGCTATGAAGTGCGGATCCAGGCTCCGCGTTGCGTGATGGGCACCGACACGCTCTTGGTGGCATACAGGGCCGACGGGAGCCCTATTTCGCGTCGGTTCCCCCTGATCTGCAGCTGACCACCGGCTGAAGCCGGCCACGGTCGGCACCGAAGCGTCGGTCTGCTGCGACACCTGTCGCGTCTCTTGCGACCCGGGGGTCCGGTTCCAATGCTTCTCGCATGACCACGGGCACAGGGGGCGGGATGAGACTGCACGAGATGTTGCCGGTTGAACGAAGTGCCCAGCGATCCCTCACCGCCGCGTGGCAGCGGGTGATGAGCGACGGCGCCCAAGCACTCGAACAGCTCGATACCGTCCGTGCGCCAGTAAAGGCGTCGTAGGCCCGTGCGCTGCAGCGCGGCATTCACCCCTCGCTGCCGCGAGCCCCGCTGCCACTCGACGATCGCTCGTTGGCTGCGCTGCGTGACGATATCGACTGGTTGCCGCATGCTGATCGCGCCGTACGGGCGCACGCCGGTGGTTCGGCGCTCGATGGGCATATCCTCGCGCTGTTCGACGCCAATGCGCGCATGCTCGCCGCGACCGGCGACCCGAACGCCCTCGAAGGATTGGCCGAGATCAATTTTCGGCCGGGCGCGCTCTGGAGTGAGGAAGCCGTCGGTACGAACGGCCCGGGGACCGCGCTCGCGCTCGCGCGTGCCGTGCACATCGTCGGGGCCGAACACTTCTGCGAACGTTGGCATGGCTGGCACTGTGCCGCTGCCCCCATTCGCGATCCGCTCACGCAGGAAGTGCTCGGCGTCCTTGACCTCTCCGGCCTGCGCGAGAGGGCGCATCCCCACACGCTGTCGTTGGCCAGCGCCATCGCCGTGGCGCTCGAGCAGCGGCTCGTGGCCCGCGAATCGGAACGTCGCGTCACCTTGCTCCGCCGATTCGGTGCCCTCGTCGGACAGTACCCCGGAGACGCGATCCTCGTGGTGGATCGCGCCGGGGAAATCATCGCGTCGTCGTCGCCGGCCGAGCGACTGGTTCGTCGTCTGGCGGCATCCGGCCGCGATGCCACCGACGCCTTGCGCCGCATCAGCACTGCATCGGACGTGGACCGGCGCGCGCTGAATGGCACGGCGCGCAAGCGCGGTCGGAATCTGCCGAGCCAGTCGACGGTGCGCGACGCGACGCATCCGCTGCTCGGAGCTACGGCGGCCGTCCATGCCATGCACGATGGACGAACGCCCATCGGCGCCTGCGTCGTGCTGCCGGCCGGCCAAGCGCGCGGCCATCGACCAGAGGCGGCGCGCAATGTTGTCGCTCGCTCACCGAGGGCGGTGGCGAATCCCACGACGCCTTCTGCGGTGGTGACGCCGGTCGTGACCGCGCGCGGCCCGTCGACCGTGCGCTACACGATGGACGCGCTGTTCGGGCGCGCGGCGGTGCTCGACGACGTGCGGCGATTCGCCCGCGCCTGCGCCCGGACCGATTTACCGGTCCTCTTGCTCGGCGAGTCGGGCACGGGCAAAGAAGTGGTCGCCCAAGGCATTCATGCGGCGAGTCCGCGAGCGCACGCGCCGTTCGTTGCTGTGAATTGTGCGGCGTTGCCCCGCGAACTGGTCGAGAGCGAACTGTTTGGCCATGTGGCTGGCGCCTTCTCGGGCGCGCGGCGCGACGGCGCCATTGGCAAGTTCGAAGCGGCCGACGGTGGCACGCTGTTCCTCGACGAAATCGGTGAGCTGCCGCCCGCGGCGCAGGCGTCCTTGTTGCGCGTGTTGCAGGAGGGTGAGATTACGCGCTTGGGCGCGACCGCCGGACGCCGTGTGGACGTGCGTATCATCGCGGCCACCAGCCGCGACATCACGAACGCGATCGCGAGCGGCACCCTGCGCGATGATCTGTATCATCGACTCAATGTGCTCACCATCGCGTTGCCTCCGTTGCGGACGCGACACGGCGACGCCGTGTTGTTGGCCGAGTATTTTCTCGGGCAGACCCGCGGCACGCTTGCCCGGGACTTCTCGCCGCGGGTTCGCACCGCGTTCGAGCGGTATCGGTGGCCCGGCAACGTGCGCGAGCTCGAGAATCTCCTGAAGCGGTTGGCGGCCCTGGCCGAAGGCCCGACGATTACCGAGGAGATCTTGCCGGCTGCACTGCGTGAGGTCGTCGACGCCGCACCACCAGCGGCGGTCGACGTCACCGACGTGTCGGCATTCGACGCCCTCGACGACACGGCGGCCGCGGTCGAATCCCATCGGCAGGCGCTGCGCGCGCGTTACGCCACGCTGATCGCCGGACATGCGACGATGAGCGACGCCGCGAAGTCCATCGGGATCACCCGCAGCACACTCTATCGGCGACTGCAGCGCATCGGTCTCGCGCCCGGTCGAGGCGTGCGCGATTCGTCGTAGGACGACGTGTCAGCGAACCGCGGCGCTCGTCCCCACGCCGACGGCGCTGCCCACGAAGGCGCCGACCCAAAAGAGTCTGGTGCGCCACCACGCTCGGGGCGGCGGCGGCACGAGCAGCACGTGGTCCGTCGTGACGCGCGCCACCTGCGAGGTCACCAGCGCCGTCGCGGTCGTGCTGTCGCGATGGACGATCGTCAGTCGCGCGACCAGCGCGTCGCGATGCACCGGATCGACGGCATACGCGGCGAGTCCGGCCCGCAACCCGCGGCTCTCGAATACGCGAAAGGTCGCAGTGCTGTCATCGACGGCATCGATCTCGTATCGGGCCGCATCGCGCGGAATCCGCGGCAGCACGGGCATGAGTGGTGCCGGCGCCCGTTCGGCTCGATGACACCCACTGCCGGCCACGGTCACCAGCGCCACGAACCCCAACGCCGCGCGACGCACCGCAACCGATGAGTTCATGCGATCACTTCGTGAACAGATTACGCAGATCGTTGAACGTGACGAGCACGATCAAGGCGAGCACCGCCAGTACGCCGACGCGTGCAAAGCCCTCCCGTACACGGGCGCTGAACGCGCTGCCCTTTATGCGTTCGGCGAGCACCATGAGAATCTGTCCGCCGTCGAGGACAGGGATCGGCACGAGATTCAGGATGGCAATGTTGAGGCTCAAGAAAGCGATGAGCGACCAGAGAGTTTCCGGACCGCTCTTCGCGGCCTGCACCGACGTGCGCGCGATCTGAATCGGTCCGCCCAGGTTCTTCGCGGACACCTGTCCCGAGGCGAGGCCGCCCAACACCGACGCGACGCTCTTGGCCATGCGCCACGTCGCATCACCGCCCGCCGTCATCGCGCCGACCAGACTCAGCTTCTCATTCACCGTGGCGGCGCGCACCTGAATGCCGATGCGTCCGACCGTCTTCTTGGCGCCAGTCACGGGATCATCGATCACCGCCGTCTGCGGCGTGAGTTCCTTGGTGAAACGCGACTCGCCGCGCTGGATCTCGACGCTCAGCGTGCCCGACGTGACCGGGGCAACTTCGTCGAGCACCTCATCCCACGCGCGGATCGGATGCCCGTTGATTCCGACAATGCGATCCCCTCCAGTGAGTCCGGCGATCGCCGCCGGCGCGCCCGGGACCACGGAGTCGATCACCGCCGGCACGTACGTGTTGCCGGCGCGGTAGTAGATGCTGGTGGAGACAACGAGCGTGAGCAGGATGTTCATCATCACGCCGGCCGATAAAATGAACACGCGGGCCGACGTGGACTTGTTCTCCACCCAGCGATCGGCCGGAACGGCCTTGGGGCCGAACGGGGCCATGGAGTTGGCATCCCACAACGCCGGTGCCACATCGGCTGGGCGTTCGATCGCGGCGGCGAGCGAGCCACGATCGGTGCCACCTTCGATCCCCGCCATGGACTCGTCATCCTGGCTGGCCATGCGCACAAATCCGCCGAGCGGAATCAGCGACACGCGGTAATCGGTTTCTCCGTGGCGCACGCCGAACAGCCGATTGCCCCACCCGAGCGAAAACACCGGCGCGTAGACGCCCGTCAGTTTCGCCGCAAGGAAGTGCCCGAGCTCGTGGACAAAAACGACCAGACCGAAGACGAGCAACGGTGCGATGTACGGCGTAATCGAGGACATCTGTGTCAGCACCCCACCTGGGCATTCACGTGGTCGCGCGCCGCCGCATCCGCTCGAAGCAGTTCCTCGAGGGACGCGCCCGGCGCGTCAGCAAACTCGTACAGCGCAGCCGACACGCGCTCGGCGATTCCCGAGAAGCTGAGTCGACCGGCCAAAAAATGTGCGACAGCGACCTCGTTGGCCGCATTGAACACCGCCGGCGCGGCCCCGCCACGCCGGCCGGCGTCGATTCCGAGCTGCAGCATAGGGAAATCCCTATACCTCACGGTTTCGAAGCTCAGGCTGCCAAGCGCGACAGGATCGAAGGATGGTACGCCGGAATCCGGAACGCGTTCCGGATACGTGAGGGCGTACAGGATGGGCAGTTCCATGGACGGGACGCCCATCTGGGCCAGCACGCTGCCGTCTACGAACTCCACAAACGAGTGGATGATGCTTTGCGGATGTACCACGACATCGATCTGGTCGTACGGCACGCCGAACAAATGGTGCGCCTCGATCACCTCGAGTGCCTTGTTCGCGAGGGTGGCGCTGTCGATGGTGATCTTGCTGCCCATCTGCCACGTCGGATGCTTGAGCGCGTCCGTGACCGTGGCGGCCGCGATGCGTTCGGCCGGCCACGTGCGAAATGGGCCTCCGGAGGCCGTGAGCACCAGTCGACGGACTTCGTGCGGCTGACGGCCCGCCAGACACTGCAGGATGGCCGAATGTTCGCTGTCGACCGGCACCAACTCGCCGCCATATCTGCGCGCGGTGTCCGTCACGATCGCGCCAGCCACGACCAGCGTCTCCTTGTTCGCCAGGGCGACCCGCTTCCCCATGCGAAGGGCAGCCAAGGTGGCGGGCAAACCAGCCGCGCCCACCACGGCATTGATCACGATCCGGGCATCGGGGTGCGTCGCCGCCGCCACGAGGCATTCCGCGCCAACCCCCCAGCCATCCGGCGCGTCCGTGTGCGGTTGCACCAGACCAACAAAGGCTGGCAGCCACGTCGCGACCTGCTCAGCGAGCGCGGCCATGTTGGCGTTGGCCGTAAGCGCCACCGGCACGAAGCGCTCACGCTGGCGGGCCAGCACCCGAAGCGCACTGGTCCCGATGGATCCGGTCGATCCGAGAATCGCGACGCCGGCCGGTGTCTCCCTCGTCGCCGCGGAACGGCCCTCGGGCATCATGCGCCGGGAGCCGGGAGCAATAGCGCGTAGTAGAGCGCGTACGTTACGGGCAGCACAAAAAACAGCGAGTCGAGGCGATCGAGCACGCCACCGTGGCCCGGGAACAGCGTACCGCTGTCCTTCACGCCGGCTTCGCGCTTGAGCAACGACTCCGTGAGATCTCCGATCTGCGCCGTCACGCTGATGCAGACGGCGAAGATAATCAGCCCGGTGGGACTGAAGGCAAGCTGCGCCTGCGGCTTGAGCAGGAAATGCACGAACGCGGCACAAGCGCCAACCGTGGCGATCACCGCACCGACGGCGCCGGAAACGGTCTTGGCCGGGCTCACCGACGGGATCAGCTTCGGACCACCGAAAACGCGACCCGTGAAGTACGCACCCGTGTCGCTGGCCCACGTGAGCACGACGGGCATGATCACCACGAGCGCACCCGCCGTGTCACCGACCGCGTAGCCGAAGTAGCGCAGTGCGTAGACATAACTCAGCGTGCCGCCAGTATACAGCGCGCCGAAGATTGTCGTGGCGGCGGCACCAAGTGGCTTGCCGCCGACGCCACGCATCCAGATCGACAGCGCCAACACGAACAGCGGCACGAGGATCCACACCACGAGCGGCACCGCAAACACGCCGAGATGCTGCGCGTGCACGGCGATCGGGATGAGCGCCGACAGCACGATGCCGACCACGCTCATCGGCGTGGTGCCTCCCTCACGGGCGATGCGATAGTACTCCCATGCCGCGACGCCAGAGAGCGCGCCGGCCAGGGTAGCGAGCGGCGCGCCGCCGAGCCAGATGATTCCGAGCGCGATCGGCGCTCCGATGAGGGCGACTACGGCGCGCCGGGCCAGTTCGTTCACGCGAGGGGGGTAGGGAACGCGTACCGGCGCATCAGGTACTGACGCGCCCATAGCGTCGATCACGACGCTGAAAATCGCCAATGGCTTCGTACAACGCCGAGCGTCCGAAGTCCGGCCACAGCACGGCGGAGATGTATAGTTCGGCGTAGGCGACCTGCCAGAGCAGGAAGTTCGAGAGCCGCTGTTCTCCCGACGTCCGGATCAGGAGATCAGGATCGGGACAGTCGGCCGTGAACAGGCGTGCGCGGAATTCTTCTTCAGTGATAGCGTCCGGCGAGAGCCGACCGGCCTGCACATCTTCCGCCATCAAACGCGCCGCGCGCACCAACTCGGCGCGACCGCCGTACGAAATGAACAGATTGAGACCCAGTCGTGTCCCGGTCTCGGTGATACGCATAACGCGCTCGACCGCGGCGGCGGCAGGACCACTCAGGCGATCGAGATCGCCATGAACACGAACGCGAACGCCCTGCTGGTGCAGGTCGTCCGCTTCGCGGGCAATGAACTCTTCCAGCAGCGACATGAGGGCCGAAACTTCCGTCTCCGGCCGCTGCCAATTCTCCTGCGAGAAGGCAAAGAGCGACAACCACTCGACACCTGCTTCGAGACATCCCTCGACCACCGCGCGCACCGCCTTCATCCCGGACCGATGGCCGAACGGCCGGGGCATGTGACGTTCACGCGCCCAGCGACCGTTGCCGTCCATGATGATCGCGATATGCCGCGGCACCGCGCCATGCACGCGAATGCGCGCCAGCAGATCGGTTTCGGTGTCAGCCATGATGGGCGGGGGCAAGGGGCATATCAGCGAGCGGTCCGCAGAGCGGCCTCAAACCTCCATGATCTCGGCTTCCTTCGTCTTCAGCAGCGTCTCAAGCTTGCCGATGCACTCGTCGTGCGCTTTCTGCAGGTCCTTCTCCGCATGCTTCTTGTCGTCTTCAGAGACGCCGTCAAGCTTCTTGACCTTGTCGCGGGCGTCGGTACGGGCATGACGGATTGCGATGCGGCCATCTTCCGCCAGCTTGCTCAGCACTTTGACCAGCTCCTTGCGGCGCTGTTCGTTCATCGAGGGCAATGGCACGCGAATCACGCCGCCTTGGTGCGCCGGATCGAGGCCAAGTTCGGACTCGCGAATCGCCTTCTCGATCACCTTCGCCTGGCCCTTATCGAACGGCGTGACGAGCAGGATACGCGGTTCGGGGGCGGACACCTGCGCCACCTGATTCAGTGGCACCAGCGAGCCGTAGGCCTCGACCTTGATGGTGTCCAACATGTTCGGCGACGCCTTGCCGGTGCGAATGCCGGCGAAGTCGCGCTTCGAGGCCTCGAGGGCCTTTTCCATCCCGCTCTTCGTGTCCTTCAGGATCTGCGCAATAGTGCTCATGAAACCAGTGTCCCCACGCGTTCGCCGTTGATGGCGCGTGCGATCGCGCCTGGCGTGTGAAGGTTCAGCACGATCAGCGGCAACTGATTCTCTTTGCACAGCGTGATGGCCGTCTGGTCCATGACGCGGAGCTCTTCGAGCATCACATCGCGATAACTGATCGACTCGTACATCGTGGCGTTCGGATCCTTCTTCGGGTCCGCCGAATACACGCCGTCGACGCTGGTGGCCTTGATGATGACATCCGCCTTCATCTGGATGGCCCGTAGCACCGCCGCCGTGTCCGTCGAAAAATACGGATTACCCGTGCCGGCGGCAAAGATGACCGTACGCCCCTTCTCGAAATGGCGCAGTGCGCGCCGGCGAATGTAGGGCTCGGCCAACTCTTCCATGCGGATCGCCGTCATGACGCGCGTGTCGAGCCCCTTTTTCTCGAGCACATCCTGCATGGCCATCGCATTGATGACCGTGCCGAGCATGCCCATGTAATCGGCGCCAACACGATCCATTCCCATCTGGGAGAGTTGCGTGCCGCGCACGATGTTGCCGCCTCCGATGACCAGACCGAGTTGCACGCCCATGCGCGCCACTTCAACGATCTGGTCCGCGAAGGATCCGATGCGTTCAAAATCGAAACCGACGCCGCGATCTCCGGCGAGTGCTTCACCGGAGAGCTTGAGCAGAATGCGCGTGTACTTCCTGTCCGCGGCGCCCACGGCGCTCACTCGGCGCCGAGCTGCAGGCGAGCGAAGCGATCGACCGTGATCGAACCACCCGCGCGCTCGGCGTGGTCCTTGACCAGCGCCGCGATGGTGATGGCCGGATCGCGCACCCAGGCCTGTGGAAGCAACGTCACGTCCTTGAGGAACGCTTCGATCTTGCCCGTCGCGATCTTCTCGATCATCGCTTCCGGCTTGCCCGTCTCACGCGCCTGCTCCTCGGCAATGCGCTTCTCGCTCTCGATCTTCTCGGCAGGTACCCCGTTGCGATCGACGGCGAGCGGTGCCGACGCCGCGATGTGCTCGGCGATGAACTTGACCAGCTGCAGCGTGGACTCGTGGGCCGCGACTTCCGGCGTCGAGGCCGTCACCTGGACGAGCGTGGCCAGCTTGCCATTGTGATGGCGGTACATGCCGACCACGCCATTCTCGCCGGCATCGAAGCGCGCGACGTGCTTGACATTTACGGCTTCGCCCGTCTTCGACGACGCGATCTTCACGAACTCGGCCACCGTCTGCGACGCATCAGCCGCGAACGGCTCGCTCAGGAAGGTTTCGACATCGGCCGCGGTGGAATGCACGCGCTGCGCAACGAGCTGCGCGACGACCTTGCCGAAATCTTCGTTGCGCGCGACAAAGTCCGTCTCGCACGCGACTTCGACGAGCACGCCGGAGCGGCCGTGGTTGAAGATCTCGCCGCCGATGATGCCTTCGCTCGTGGAGCGATCGGCACGCTTCTCGGCCTTTGCAATACCCTTCTTGCGGAGGTACTCGACGGAGGCGTCCATATCGCCGCCATTCTCCTCGAGCGCCTTCTTGCAATCCATCATGCCGGCGCCGGTGCGCTGGCGGAGTTCCGAAACAGCCTTCGCGGTGATCACCGTGGTCATCTTCGAGCCCTGTATATGCTGAGTGTCAGTATCTGCGATGCGATGGTACTGCGAACAATGCCGAGCTACTGCGTACGAACGCCGCCGGTGTTGAGCCGGCGGCGTCGCGGTGCTGCAGTGGAAGCCTGATCCGGCGGTCAGGAAACAGACCGACGGTTACTCCTGTCCGGCCGACTCCGCTCCCGCTTCTCCGGCGTCACCAGCGGCTTCCGGGGCGGCGCCTTCAGCGGCCGTTCCCTCGGTGCCCGGCTTCAACCGTGCGGCAATGGCTTCCGGCTTGGCGCGGCGACGGCGCGGACGATTACCGGCACCACCTCCCTGGCCGCCACCCTGTCCGCCCTGCCCACCACGATCTCCACCCTGGCCACCACGATCTCCGCCACGGCCACCACGCTCACCGCGACCCGCCGGCTCCGTACCACGGTCGCTCGAGAACGTGTAGCTCTCCTGCTCTTCGTCGCTCGGACGAGCCGGCGCCTCACGGCGCGCCTCGTCGATGGTATCAGCGATCACCTTCGCGATGAGCTCGACCGAGCGGATAGCGTCGTCGTTACCGGCGATCGGCACCGTGATCAGGTCGGGATCGGCATTGGTGTCCACGATGGCGACGATGGGCACGCCAAGCTTGTTGGCTTCGGAGACGGCAATGCGCTCCTTCTTCGAGTCGATGATGAACAGCAGCCCCGGGAGGCGGTTCATCGTCTTGATACCCGAGAGGTACTTGCCGAGCTTCTCGCGCTGACGCGACATGAGAAGCTGTTCCTTCTTCGTGTAGTTCGCGAGCGTTCCGTCTTCCGTGCCGGCCTCGAGGTCCTTGAGCTTCTTGACCTGCTTCTTGACCGTCTGGAAGTTCGTGAGCATGCCACCGAGCCAACGCTCAGTCACGAACATGCCACCGCAGCGCTCGGCCTCGGCCTTCACGATGGCGGCGAGCTGGCGCTTGGTGCAGACGAAGAGGACGTTCTCACCGCGCAACACGACCTCGCGGACGAGCTTCTGCGCCAGTTCGATCTGGCGGAGCGTCTTCTGCAGGTCGATGATGTGAATGCCATTGCGCTCGGCGAAAATGAACCGGCGCATCTTGGGGTTCCAACGACGGGTCTGGTGCCCGAAGTGAACGCCCGCGGCGAGCAGCTGCTCGAGGGACGGAGTCGTCATGTGAAGCGTGTTTTTAGGTTTTGGAATTCGTCCGCTGTCGTCACCGTCGGCTGCGACCGGCTCCAGAAGGAGCTCGGTACCCGCAGCCGACTCGGACAGCGTGAGAGATACGCAAGACGACGCGGCGAACCGCGTGGACTAGCGCTTGGAGAACTGGAACCGCTTACGGGCGCCAGCGCGGCCCGGCTTCTTACGCTCGACTTCACGCGCATCACGCGTCATGAGGCCGTATTCGCGAAGCTTCTTCTTGTTGCTCTCGTCGATCTTGACGAGGGCACGGGCGATCGCGAGACGCACGGCACCGGCCTGACCAGCCACGCCACCACCGTCGAGGACGGCCTTGATGTCGTACTTGCCAAGCGTGTCGGTCAGCGTGAACGGCTGCTGAATCGCGGAGACGAGCGTCGGACGCGGGAAGTATTCACCCAGCGTACGGCCGTTGACGTCCCACTTGCCCGAACCCGGCGTCATGTACATGCGGCACACCGCACGCTTCCGACGACCGATGGTTTGAATCTGCTCTGACATTACTTAGCCTCGGCGGAGGAGAACGAAAGCGCCGTCGGCGTCTGCGCGACGTGTGTATGCTCGGCACCCGCGAACACGCGCAACTTGCGACGCAGTACCTGACGGCCCAGCGCCGTCTTCGGGAGCATGCCGTACACGGCCTTCTCGATCACGCGCTCCGGATGCTTCGCCAACACCGAGGCAAAGGGCGTGTGCTTCTCGTGGCCCATGTAGCCGGTGTGGCTGAAGTAGGTCTTCTGCTCGGCCTTGCGGCCGGTCACCTGTACCTTCGACGCATTGATCACGATGACGAAGTCACCCGTGTCCATATGCGGCGTGTACATGGGCTTATGCTTGCCGCGGATGATCTTCGCGACTTCCGACGCGAGACGGCCCAGGACCATTCCTTCCGCGTCGACGATGTACCACCGACGGTCGATATCCTTCGGGGTCGCGCTGTAGGTCTTCATGCTAACGTGATCCGTGCGTGATTCGGAGACGCCACCAGAGGCGCTCAGAAAGAGATAAAGGAACTACGAAGGGAAAACAGGCACTGCTGATCGCACTACTGAACGCCAAATCGCCCGGAAAACGGGACAGACCCGTAGGTTACTCAGCTTTGAAGTCTGTGTCAATCCGAGGGTTGGGGGTCGTTTCGGCTTCGCTCCACCCGAATTCCAATGCTCGAGTTCGCTTGCCGGTTCGGTAGTCCAGCAGCCAGACTGTGCCTTGGCGGGCGACGAGCCCCCAATACCCCCCTCCAGGAGTGTGCATGTCGATGACATCGGAGTTCAAGGAATTCGCCATGAAAGGCAGCGTCATGGACCTGGCGATCGGCGTCGTCATCGGCGGCGCCTTCCAGAAGATCGTCGATAGCCTGGTCAACGACATCATCATGCCTATTGTGGGCCTGGCGACCGGCGGCGTCGACTTCTCCAACCGCTTCCTGGCGCTGCAAGGCGGCCCCTTCACCACTCTCGAGGAGGCCAAGAAGGCGGGCGTCGCCACCCTGAACTATGGCCTGTTCATCAACCAGATCCTGACGTTCGTGATCGTCGCCTTCACCCTGTTCATGGTGATCAAGGGCGTGAACCGGATGCGCCGGAACGCGCCGCCCGCTACGGTCTGATGCCCGATCGGGGCCGAT
Protein-coding regions in this window:
- the dxr gene encoding 1-deoxy-D-xylulose-5-phosphate reductoisomerase, coding for MMPEGRSAATRETPAGVAILGSTGSIGTSALRVLARQRERFVPVALTANANMAALAEQVATWLPAFVGLVQPHTDAPDGWGVGAECLVAAATHPDARIVINAVVGAAGLPATLAALRMGKRVALANKETLVVAGAIVTDTARRYGGELVPVDSEHSAILQCLAGRQPHEVRRLVLTASGGPFRTWPAERIAAATVTDALKHPTWQMGSKITIDSATLANKALEVIEAHHLFGVPYDQIDVVVHPQSIIHSFVEFVDGSVLAQMGVPSMELPILYALTYPERVPDSGVPSFDPVALGSLSFETVRYRDFPMLQLGIDAGRRGGAAPAVFNAANEVAVAHFLAGRLSFSGIAERVSAALYEFADAPGASLEELLRADAAARDHVNAQVGC
- the pyrH gene encoding UMP kinase translates to MGAADRKYTRILLKLSGEALAGDRGVGFDFERIGSFADQIVEVARMGVQLGLVIGGGNIVRGTQLSQMGMDRVGADYMGMLGTVINAMAMQDVLEKKGLDTRVMTAIRMEELAEPYIRRRALRHFEKGRTVIFAAGTGNPYFSTDTAAVLRAIQMKADVIIKATSVDGVYSADPKKDPNATMYESISYRDVMLEELRVMDQTAITLCKENQLPLIVLNLHTPGAIARAINGERVGTLVS
- the frr gene encoding ribosome recycling factor, with amino-acid sequence MSTIAQILKDTKSGMEKALEASKRDFAGIRTGKASPNMLDTIKVEAYGSLVPLNQVAQVSAPEPRILLVTPFDKGQAKVIEKAIRESELGLDPAHQGGVIRVPLPSMNEQRRKELVKVLSKLAEDGRIAIRHARTDARDKVKKLDGVSEDDKKHAEKDLQKAHDECIGKLETLLKTKEAEIMEV
- the tsf gene encoding translation elongation factor Ts, with translation MTTVITAKAVSELRQRTGAGMMDCKKALEENGGDMDASVEYLRKKGIAKAEKRADRSTSEGIIGGEIFNHGRSGVLVEVACETDFVARNEDFGKVVAQLVAQRVHSTAADVETFLSEPFAADASQTVAEFVKIASSKTGEAVNVKHVARFDAGENGVVGMYRHHNGKLATLVQVTASTPEVAAHESTLQLVKFIAEHIAASAPLAVDRNGVPAEKIESEKRIAEEQARETGKPEAMIEKIATGKIEAFLKDVTLLPQAWVRDPAITIAALVKDHAERAGGSITVDRFARLQLGAE
- the rseP gene encoding RIP metalloprotease RseP; its protein translation is MSSITPYIAPLLVFGLVVFVHELGHFLAAKLTGVYAPVFSLGWGNRLFGVRHGETDYRVSLIPLGGFVRMASQDDESMAGIEGGTDRGSLAAAIERPADVAPALWDANSMAPFGPKAVPADRWVENKSTSARVFILSAGVMMNILLTLVVSTSIYYRAGNTYVPAVIDSVVPGAPAAIAGLTGGDRIVGINGHPIRAWDEVLDEVAPVTSGTLSVEIQRGESRFTKELTPQTAVIDDPVTGAKKTVGRIGIQVRAATVNEKLSLVGAMTAGGDATWRMAKSVASVLGGLASGQVSAKNLGGPIQIARTSVQAAKSGPETLWSLIAFLSLNIAILNLVPIPVLDGGQILMVLAERIKGSAFSARVREGFARVGVLAVLALIVLVTFNDLRNLFTK
- a CDS encoding phosphatidate cytidylyltransferase; amino-acid sequence: MNELARRAVVALIGAPIALGIIWLGGAPLATLAGALSGVAAWEYYRIAREGGTTPMSVVGIVLSALIPIAVHAQHLGVFAVPLVVWILVPLFVLALSIWMRGVGGKPLGAAATTIFGALYTGGTLSYVYALRYFGYAVGDTAGALVVIMPVVLTWASDTGAYFTGRVFGGPKLIPSVSPAKTVSGAVGAVIATVGACAAFVHFLLKPQAQLAFSPTGLIIFAVCISVTAQIGDLTESLLKREAGVKDSGTLFPGHGGVLDRLDSLFFVLPVTYALYYALLLPAPGA
- a CDS encoding sigma 54-interacting transcriptional regulator, coding for MAALRDDIDWLPHADRAVRAHAGGSALDGHILALFDANARMLAATGDPNALEGLAEINFRPGALWSEEAVGTNGPGTALALARAVHIVGAEHFCERWHGWHCAAAPIRDPLTQEVLGVLDLSGLRERAHPHTLSLASAIAVALEQRLVARESERRVTLLRRFGALVGQYPGDAILVVDRAGEIIASSSPAERLVRRLAASGRDATDALRRISTASDVDRRALNGTARKRGRNLPSQSTVRDATHPLLGATAAVHAMHDGRTPIGACVVLPAGQARGHRPEAARNVVARSPRAVANPTTPSAVVTPVVTARGPSTVRYTMDALFGRAAVLDDVRRFARACARTDLPVLLLGESGTGKEVVAQGIHAASPRAHAPFVAVNCAALPRELVESELFGHVAGAFSGARRDGAIGKFEAADGGTLFLDEIGELPPAAQASLLRVLQEGEITRLGATAGRRVDVRIIAATSRDITNAIASGTLRDDLYHRLNVLTIALPPLRTRHGDAVLLAEYFLGQTRGTLARDFSPRVRTAFERYRWPGNVRELENLLKRLAALAEGPTITEEILPAALREVVDAAPPAAVDVTDVSAFDALDDTAAAVESHRQALRARYATLIAGHATMSDAAKSIGITRSTLYRRLQRIGLAPGRGVRDSS
- a CDS encoding isoprenyl transferase, which codes for MADTETDLLARIRVHGAVPRHIAIIMDGNGRWARERHMPRPFGHRSGMKAVRAVVEGCLEAGVEWLSLFAFSQENWQRPETEVSALMSLLEEFIAREADDLHQQGVRVRVHGDLDRLSGPAAAAVERVMRITETGTRLGLNLFISYGGRAELVRAARLMAEDVQAGRLSPDAITEEEFRARLFTADCPDPDLLIRTSGEQRLSNFLLWQVAYAELYISAVLWPDFGRSALYEAIGDFQRRDRRYGRVST